DNA from Vulpes vulpes isolate BD-2025 chromosome 9, VulVul3, whole genome shotgun sequence:
AGAGAGCTCTTCCACAAGAGGTGCCGCAGTGCCAGCACTCTTCAGAAGCACACAGCAGTTCTCTTCAATATAGTCAAGATTTCTGGGCCTTCAGCAGGATGAGCCTATTAAGCCCAAGTCAGCCCACATCCCTTCTTTGCTCAAAAACCCATgtccctggggcctgggtggctcagccagttaagcgtccaactcttgattttggcgcagcttgtgatttcagggtcatggatcaagcccctcattgggttctacggtcagtggggagtctgcttgagatcctccctCCGTGGCTCCCACACcctaaaacaaatcttaaaaaaaaaaaaaaccaaaaaaaaacacctctctgtcccccacccccaccccctggacaaaaccaaaccaaaccaacccaCATTCCCAACTTTATTCAGATTAAAGATCTGAAGCCAAATCTTCACCAACCTGCAAGGCCCTCTGTGACCTGTCCACACATCATGCCACTGCCTGCCTCTGCACGGcctatttcctctgcctggaatgctcttccatTAGCTCCCTTTGGCTCATCTTCTACCGCCTTGAAAGTTGGCTCAATGTCCCCTCCTTGGGGAGGTTTGTTCTAACCTCCACTGACCAAGAATGCCAGATCCATAGCCCCTCACTTCACACCATCTAGCTGTAGATCTCACGCACCCTGGCTCTGGTTTCTCATTGGCCTCTCCCAGCTAGAAAGTCAACTCCATAAAGCCTGAGCACACATGCTCTGTGTTGGTTACATAGGCCTGGCCACACTCACCATACTTTAGCTCACAGATCTGGCTGTCCTTCTTCTTGAGCTTCTCACAGACCTTCTCCACAGGGATGTGGTGGGCCAGGGGCTTTGACACCTCGTTGATGATTTTGGTGGCAGCATCGTCTGTGGCCCCAATGTAGTAGCACTGCAGCAAGAGAGGACAATGGCCTTTAGGCACTGGAGAGCCTTCTCCTCCACAACATACTGACACCTCAAAACCTCTGTTTCTGGCAGGGACCTCATGTTCCCATGCCCTGCCTGTACTGCCATCAGACTGTCAGTGTAAACCCTGGGCTCTTAATACATGCCCGGTCCTCAAGCAGACAGCCTCCAAGTAAGTTTACAAGTTACCAGGATTCAGACCTTTACACAGACAAACCAGCAACTGCCAGGGAGAGTAAAGCTACAAAAGCTGTCATTTTGTCAGGGCTCTTGTCTTCAATTCAGCCCCAGCCCACCCTGTGCCCACTGTTATCCTGTGTCCTCGCACGTGGCCTCTGGTACTCACAAAGGCTGTTCCCTCGGCCTGGGATGCTCTATCCTGTCCGACAATGACGACTCTTCCTCAGAAAGATTCTTGACTATTCTGCCTAAATCAGCACCCACCCTCTCTGCCAGAGCACCCTGGTCATTTTCTCCAGGACCCTTATCTCACGCCATTTGTTTGTCTGTCATTTCTTACCGCTGATACTCCcggtgcccagcacatagtaggtgcttgatCAATTCTAACAGGATGAAAAATATCCTAACTGCAGACCGCAGGAAAGCACTTGCGTCCCACACCAGCATCCGGGCAGAACAGAGGACCTCCTGAACAGCAAGTGGACAGGGCCAGCCCGGGAGGGTAACCAGTTACTCACCAACCGATTCTCTTTGCCTCTTGCTTCCCGGcagaattttataagttctttttcaATAGAGGATGGTGAGAATGTGACATCTCTGTCTTTGAGGTCCTGATAAAATCTTCCCAGATAAGAGATGCAGACTGGAAAAGAGAGGGGAGATGCTCAACAATCACCAAGTTGTACCCCAATCCACCAGGAGGGAACTCCGTCAGCAATTTTAACAGCAGACACGGAGGTGAGTTTTTCTATCACTGGGGTTTCCCAGGTGCCCGACTCAACCTGGCTCCAAGTTGCtggggtccccccgccccccgtacACCCAGGGCACGCGGGGTACGAGCATCACCCGGTGACCTAcaccctgctcctccctgctccttccaCAAACTTTAAGGCGAGAACGAACACGTGTCCTTGAGATGGACTGACTGTGACCTCGTAAGAGGCCAAGCCGGAGGGCGAAGACAAAAACGATCCAAATGCTTCTCTTTTCCAAACACAACGCCGAACCCCGAGGTGCGGCTTCGCAAGCCCACGGGCCCGGCGCGGTGCCCACGGCTGGCCCTAGGGCTCCCGACCTGAGCCTGGGAGAGCCTCTGCTCAGTGATGGGAAACGACAAAAACTCCGGCGTTCTCTCAATGTCAAGCCAAGTTTTCTGCACGACCTAGTCCCAACTTTTTCTTGTCGGGCCAGTTTCCTAGGCCCAGGAACTAGGTTCTAGGCCGGCGTCTGCCCCTCGGACAGACCCCGCTGGGGCCGGTCGCCGCCCCCTCCCGTTCCAACCCCGGCCTCTCGGCCGCTCGGTGGTTTtcggcgccgccgccgccaggcGGGCCTCGGGGCGCGGACCCTGGCCCTGCCGCACCTTCGCAGTCGCCCGGCCGCAGAGTCCGGCCGCCGGGCAGCACGCTCAAAGCCAGCGCCACCGCCAGCCCGTGCGTGGCCCACATCCTCcaccgcctccgccgccgcccgaCTGAACCGCGCCCGCCGTGCGGCGCTACCTCCAGGTCCCGGCCGCGCGCCGTAGTTCCCCATTGGTGGGCGGCCCCCGCGCCCTCCTACTCGCCGCGCTCCCATTGGTCCACGGGCCTCGGAGCCCAGACGGGCGGCTCCACGCTCCCCTTCCCTATTGGCTCGTAGCGTCGCCCGCCCTTGGCCCTAGACAGTTGTCGGCCGCTGATTGAACCAGGGTGGCCCGCAGGaagcggcggcggggccggcggaaGCGCCCGGGCCGCCATCTTGAGTAGGGGCAGCGGCTGCGGCTGAGGCCGGACGCCGGGAATTGGAGGGGAGGTCGGCCGCACCCCTGCGCCCGCTGTACCGTCCTGAGTACCCCCTGCTCTGGGAACCACGCCCTCCCGGAAAACCCCGCGGGCTTCCCCTCCCGGCGCTCCCAATCTTGGCGCAGGCCAGCGGCTGTGGAGTCAGCCGCGGCCCAAGGGCAGGCTCCGGGCCGcttccttttctttgcattttttcacACAATCCCGTGGGCGGGGGATCCAGGCTCCCGCGCCCGCGAGGCCCGCCGACTAGATCCGAAGGTCCGCTTCAGGCCGGAGGCCGCCTTGTTCGGGCCGGCCGGACACTGGCAGGGCGGACAGACGCTGGGCTGCAGGACTTCCCATAGGAAGGGCCCCCCCGAGCTGCCGTCCTAGGCCCCAGGGGAGCGCCTGGCCCGGTTGGGCGCTGCGGCTTGTGATccgagccggcctccccgggagCGCTCGGGGCCCTGGCCGCCGGGGGGCGCCTCGCGAGTAGGTCGGCCGACTGGCACTTGGAGGGGGCTTTCCTCGCCGGCTGCCTCCTTTCGAGTGCGAGGCTTGGCTGGCTGGCGCAAGGCAGGACGTTGTAAGGCTGGCTCTGTGCTCGGTGCAGAGGTTCCTATGGGGCTAAAGGGCTTGGAGCCCAGCAGCGAGGGTCGGAGAGgggcacttgggctgctcccaTTCAGTGAATTCAGTGGGTCAGTATCAGGTATtcatctttaattcatttcacaGCAGTcaagggagtgggggaagggggaaaatCAAGTGGCAGATATTTACATCTAAAATTCACATTACTTGTTGGATTTAGAACATGCTACCAcaatatatacagtaaaatacTTCTTGGGACACtagtacaaattttttttttttaactttgctttctGGTACAGGTAAGatcatttttaaatcacttttttaaaacataaatacacaaaagaaatggttagaagttttcttattttaaataagcacaGAATGCCGGAggttaaaaacacatttatagggCTGAATACCAATTGGACATCACACTCTATACATTTTTTGCTCAAATTCCTGTACAAATACACAGCATTCAAATAGGTATTTACAAATAAGcttgaaagaatgaaaatcagTATTTCACAATCTTTTCAGAGGATTCTCATTTCTGACCTCCCACTTCCCCTCAGACTGGCGTTCTCCAACGATAGGGATTTGGATTATGTCCTTTTCATCCAGTTAGggaaaatggaaagggaaaaCACAAACCTAGTTCACCTTGCATAAAAAAGCAAGGCCAAAGCAACCCACACTCCCCTCCCTACTATCCTGTGCTACCAGGTGGAGAAGGTCGATGTTCTTATGTGATGACTGCCTTGTCCAGGGAGTGATGTTCAGAAGTGCCCTAAGATCTAAAGATGCCCTCCTACCTAAAACTCATACCCAGAGCTAGCCCCTGACCCTGTAACACTTGTGAACACCAGATGCTTCAGGCCTGCCCTCTGATGTTGAGGTTGCCATGACTGACTCACTCTGCCTGAAGCCAGCCTTACAGTATCAGAAAGGGCCCACACTGGTGAGAAACACCCTCCAGATGCCCTGAAGGTAAGCGGCCCTCCATCTTTCCCAATAAGTTACTTGCTGGTATTCCTGTTCAGTAAGCTGGCGTTTGTTTAAAAGAGAACACCCTGACTGGCCTTGTCTGTTTGGAAAGAGGAACTGTGGGGAAGGGATGGGATCTagggccccaggcctggccacGGAGGTCAAGCCAGTAGAACTATGGGAGAACACACCTGCTCAACAAGGAGAAGGCCGCCTTGTGACCATCAAAGTTAGGAACTCaggcaaatgaaagaaaaatattttatctgtaggcttttttttttttttagagtaactTAGAAGCACCCTGGTAAAATACTATTACCACCCCACCCTATCCCCCAAATAATAAACCAAGAGGAAAATCAGTGCCCTGACCTGAAAGAGTTTCCTATAAAGATACCTCTGCACTCTTCCCAACAGACTGGGGAGGCTGGAGAAACTGCCTTCCTGCCCGCCCCCGGAACCCTGAGTGCTGGTCCCTAAGGGCCtagagcaaggggtggggggcagggacgACTGCACTTGGCCACTTGGGAGAGGATAATTCAACCTGCATGGCTCTCTGCTTCCAAAAGGAGGAGCTCCGTCCCACCCCCTTTACCCAGGAGCTTGCTGAACCTGACCAGGAGTCCTCAGGGCTGGAAGCCTGGCTGGGCAGCCAGCCCCACGGCTCAGAGGTAGTGCTGAAAATCCCTGATTCAGGAGCTGGATGACAGGCATTCTGGCCACTTCTGAAAGTTCAGAGGATTTCCGGCCCCTGCCACACCCTAGCCTCATTACTATGCCAGCTCTTTTCTCAACActtggcctcctgggccctggggaggaaGGTGGCTAGGGTCGTCCCTCTGGCTCAACACCCCTCCCACAAACCCCAGAGGGCAGAGAATCACCTTTGCAGATCCATTTGCCAAGGGGGCTCCTGCAGGACATGAGGTGTATTGAGAGTGGAAGTGAGCAAATGGTCAGAAATAAAAGTGATGGAGGGAAAAGTCCAAGGTAGAGTGGGAGGCAGGGCTGGCCCATGGAAGCCTGGCAGTGTGCCCTGGGCGTGCAGTTAGGCCAGGTCACATGCCTGAGCTGGCAGGATGGCCCAAGAAGCCCCTCAGTTGCACACTCCTTGACTCAAGACTGGGCAGGTGGGTAGGCATTTGTGCAAAACGGCTTGTAGCTCCCCTGTCCACCTGTGACGTGTAGTCCACGTGGTCCTTGCAATCCCTGAATACAACCATGAGCTCTTCTGTCCATGCAGCAACGGAAGAAGTCCCTAGTGCAATTTCCATTCTTCTGTGCATCTCTGCCCTGGAGGGAGGGCCTGGGCTCCTACCTCTGGGACCCACAAAGCTGCAAAGCAATTCTGTCTGTGCAATATCTCCGAATAGCTCCACGTGGTCTGGAACTGCAGGAGGAAGAAAGCATCTACtgcacaaaggaaagaaaggaaaacccaTTGAAATGGAAAcgtagaaaatgaaataaaaagagaagccaCAAGCCTTCATGCTGCTGCGGCCTCTGGACATGGCAACACACGAGTTCACGGCAGTAGAACGTAGACTCGGGGTGGTTCTCTCCTGAGTGCCAGGCCTCTATGGCTCCCTGGCGGGGGGGACTTGCTTTTCCGACCTGGAGTGGTTGGGCAAGCTGCTCACTGAGGGTGGCATCAtagccacccccccacccacccctcactGTTCCCCACGGCCGTGCTCCCATGCCATGCGGGCCTGCTCTTCCTTGGCACTCCCGGGGGGCAGCGAGGCTTTGCGGTGCAGGCCTCGAGGCCTGTCGGCATCTTCACGTAGCAGCACGCCCTCATCGTGCTCTAGGGCCGGCAGGCGGGTGTGGTAGGGCTTGGGGGGCAGCGCAGGCGGGTCCATGGGGTCCTGAGGGATGACGCACCCTGGGGCTGAGTGGCTTCGGCATGGCTGGGCCTTGATGGAGTCCAGGACGGCGGACTCGGAGAGGCTGTAGTGGACAGGGAGGTAGGGTGGCTCAAGATCTTCATCGGCGTTCCAGGCCTGGCTTGGCATGGAGTCCATGGTGTCGGTTCGAGGTGGGGCCTCCGAGGAGTGCCCAAAGTTACTCTCGCTCAGGGAGGACACGCCGCTGCTGGCACTGCCAGACAGTGTAGAGTTGCTGCCGTCCAGACCCGActgggggctggtgggggaggCCGGGATAGGGTGGAGAGGAGACTGCAAAGGAAAGGGTGGGCACGTTAGAACCCCTTCTCCAGGTGGGCTGGCTCCCGTGGGAAGAGAGGGCCAGGCACTTGTACACATCAGCTGTACACATGCATCTTTAGCAGCCATCCcctggctccccctgcccccagcaagCTAGTGGAGCCCAGAATCAGCTGCATTTGTGTGGGCAAAAATGGCCCTGCCCTGGTTGCTAGGCACTTGTACCCTGTGGCTCTGGGGTGCTGACAAAAGGGCTGGGTCATCAGGCCATTGGGGACCGCAGAAAGAATCCTAGGGACCATGGGCCAGATGAATGCATTCTGCTGCTAAAATCTGTGACAGAGTCCATCTTTTCCAACGTGCAGAAAAATGAATGAGTTTTCACGAGGCTTTGCTGCCTCCTGCTTCTTGCTTTTAACTGGACTCTAGTTTAAAATGCTCTACCATCTACCACGGGCATATTTCTTTACTTGTTGAAGGGTAGTGTGCCGATACCCCACGGTGTCAGCAAggagcccctccagcccctcactGCCCCTTGCCCATGCACTCTGTGCTCTGGGTCCCACGTGTTGCTGTCCCCAGGACCCTCTAACCTCCCTGTCCCTGTCACTTTGGTTGCAGGATACATCAGTCATCTGCATCCCGAGCATGGCTCTGGCTGCTCCCAGCTTCTGCCAGGTTGGGAGCTCTGGGacagaggagcaggggaggacTGCAGTTCTTTTTGTAGAGCCAGGTGATTCCAGAGGAGATGAGAAGATTCTTCTCACACCCTGGTGGGGCTGTTGCTTCAGTACATTACCTTGCGCAGAGTccgggcaggcagggctgggggggtgTCACCCAGGGGGTGGTGGAAGGCGTCAAAGTGTAGGGAGTAATGACCTGCAAAGGGAACAGAACCAGAGCCTCAGCTGGGGCCCTTCTTGGGCTGTGTGCCAGCATATCCTGCTGGGCCAACTGGGCAGCCATAGGAAGAGGCTCCTGGGGACCCCTCAGCATTGAAGGCCACAGAAAAACCTCTTTTCACTGGAGTTCTCCAAAACAGGCTCCTGGAGTAAAAGACACCTGTGCCACACAAAAGGTCAAGAAAGTCGAGTATGTCAGAGCCCATGGAACGACGGGCTGCAAGCAACTGCAGCTCTCTAACAAGTTGGTAGGCAGCGGGCTCAGCACAGTGAGTTCCATGGTCTTCAGCCCCGCTGGCTGGGAAGGCATTACTGAGTTCACCTGCTGTACTCGGAAACCTCACTGACCCCAAAGCCCAGCAGGATCCTTCCTGTGGTTGGGATGTGTTTTCCTTTGCTGAGTCAGCCCAGAGAATGGCCCATCTTCTTAGTTTGGAGGGCTCTGCTGCCCTTGCCCCTGAGTAGAGTCTGTCCCAGGGATTATCTGGGGGACCCGCTGGAGGTCTTCTTACCATGCAGGCTTCGGGGAGGCACTGGGGGGGCCAGGATGTGCCCCATGTGGGCAGACAGGAAGGGCTGGGCCTCTTGGGCTCCGCTATCCAGGCTCCAGCTGCTGGGGGCTGCTGGCACCGCTGAAGGGTGGAAACAGATGGCATGAAGGGAGGTTACTTCTTGAGCCATCCTCAGGGAGAAGCCTGTCCTACAGCCTATGGCTTCTCCAGGTGTCTGCTAAGTACCCAGCACATGTGAGAACGGCATGCTAGCCTCTAAAAATGCTGGCCAAGTGAGACACTGTGGCCCATGAAGGAGGGACAGAAGCTGCTTAAGAGGATGGCAACAGAGGGAACTGACATCTGAAGAGTACTCGGGGAGAAAGCTGAGAGGGCAGCAAGAATCAAACAGCAAGAATCTGCCTCTGGGACTTGCCAGGAGGAGGATAGAGAACAGAAGAAGTGAGCAAAGCAGAGTGGAACGGGCTGATGAGAGAATGCAGACA
Protein-coding regions in this window:
- the MANF gene encoding LOW QUALITY PROTEIN: mesencephalic astrocyte-derived neurotrophic factor (The sequence of the model RefSeq protein was modified relative to this genomic sequence to represent the inferred CDS: inserted 2 bases in 1 codon); the encoded protein is MGARRVGGRGGRPXQWGTTARGRDLEVAPHGGRGSVGRRRRRWRMWATHGLAVALALSVLPGGRTLRPGDCEVCISYLGRFYQDLKDRDVTFSPSSIEKELIKFCREARGKENRLCYYIGATDDAATKIINEVSKPLAHHIPVEKVCEKLKKKDSQICELKYDKQIDLRTVDLKKLRVRELKKILDDWGETCKGCAEKSDYIRKINELMPKYAPKAASSRTDL